A genomic stretch from Verrucomicrobiota bacterium includes:
- a CDS encoding tail fiber domain-containing protein — MKTSFLTIRNLGAAALLFTFIILHSAFCVPAFAQGTAFTYQGRLTDGTNVASGPVELQLTLWNALTGGAQVAAAVPTSTVVTVTNGLFTMPVDFGAAAFNGADRYVQIELRTTIGPFTLLSPRQKISAAPYAVLAGNVAAGGIASGTYSSAVTFSNFANVFNGTFTGNGGGLSNLNATSLGGLSASNFWKLGGNAGTTAGVNFLGTTDNQALELKANGQRTLRLEPITVTNVIPGASIIYSNAPNVIGGTSLNGVGAGVAGAFIGGGGIGGLYADQGAGYVFYGAFTNRVSANFSAIVGGYLNIIQTNADGSAIGGGTGNNIQNGSGPGVIGGGSGNTMTNAYAATIGGGSGNRIESVGNFTTIAGGVDNAITADAPSATIGGGTDNTNRASTGTIGGGSRNLIGTTASGATISGGNENTAGGGYATVAGGNQNIASGPSATVGGGYNNNSSLDYATVGGGYQNNSSFFATTVGGGQYNISSASYATVPGGLSNNAAGLFSFAAGRRAKANHRGAFVWADATDADFASSADNQFLIRAAGGVVLSDSTPAISFGTTTRQMLDFYGLGFGMGVQTATLYARSNTRFSWFVGGVHSDLENNAGGGTVAMTLTTAGLTVNGTFVSASDRNAKEQFEPLNPREVLDKVAMLPLSKWSYKQDSATRHLGPMAQDFYAAFGVGPDDKHIATVDADGVALAAIQGLNQKLADELKQKETEITELKQRLAKLEQLMNHKHGGAK; from the coding sequence ATGAAGACATCTTTCCTCACTATCCGTAACCTCGGCGCAGCAGCGCTGCTGTTCACTTTCATCATTCTTCATTCAGCCTTCTGCGTTCCGGCTTTCGCCCAAGGCACCGCCTTCACGTATCAAGGACGGCTGACCGACGGCACGAATGTCGCCAGCGGCCCCGTCGAGTTGCAGTTGACCTTGTGGAACGCCCTGACCGGCGGCGCGCAAGTGGCCGCCGCGGTGCCGACGAGCACCGTCGTCACTGTCACCAACGGCCTGTTCACCATGCCCGTGGATTTCGGGGCGGCGGCATTCAACGGTGCCGACCGCTACGTGCAGATCGAATTGCGTACCACGATTGGACCCTTCACCCTGTTGTCTCCCCGGCAGAAAATCAGCGCGGCGCCCTACGCCGTCCTGGCGGGCAATGTGGCGGCGGGCGGGATTGCCTCGGGCACTTATTCAAGCGCCGTGACGTTCAGTAACTTCGCCAACGTGTTCAACGGCACGTTCACGGGTAACGGCGGCGGGCTGTCCAATTTGAACGCGACCAGCCTCGGTGGATTGAGCGCTTCGAACTTCTGGAAACTCGGCGGGAACGCCGGCACGACTGCGGGCGTGAATTTCCTCGGCACCACGGATAATCAGGCTTTGGAATTAAAGGCCAACGGCCAGCGAACCTTGCGGCTGGAGCCGATCACCGTTACCAACGTTATTCCGGGTGCTTCCATAATTTATTCCAATGCGCCGAATGTGATTGGCGGTACTTCGCTCAACGGAGTGGGCGCCGGAGTAGCGGGCGCATTTATTGGAGGCGGTGGAATCGGTGGACTTTACGCGGACCAAGGCGCTGGCTATGTTTTTTATGGTGCCTTTACCAACCGGGTCTCGGCGAACTTTTCGGCTATCGTTGGAGGTTATCTCAATATTATCCAGACGAACGCCGACGGCTCGGCCATCGGAGGCGGCACCGGCAACAACATCCAAAACGGCTCTGGTCCCGGTGTAATTGGCGGAGGCTCCGGCAATACCATGACCAATGCGTATGCTGCGACCATCGGCGGTGGCTCCGGCAACAGGATCGAAAGCGTCGGGAATTTCACCACGATTGCCGGCGGCGTGGACAATGCCATCACGGCTGATGCGCCTTCCGCCACGATCGGCGGCGGAACCGACAACACGAACCGCGCCTCTACCGGCACCATTGGCGGCGGGTCCCGTAACCTCATCGGAACCACCGCGTCTGGCGCAACCATCAGCGGGGGCAACGAAAACACGGCCGGCGGCGGATACGCGACCGTCGCGGGAGGCAATCAGAACATCGCTAGCGGCCCAAGCGCGACCGTGGGCGGTGGCTACAATAACAACAGCAGCTTGGACTACGCGACGGTGGGCGGCGGCTACCAAAACAACAGCAGCTTCTTCGCGACGACGGTGGGCGGCGGCCAGTATAACATCAGCAGCGCCTCCTATGCGACCGTGCCCGGCGGCTTGTCAAATAACGCAGCCGGCCTCTTCAGTTTTGCGGCCGGTCGCCGCGCCAAAGCCAATCACCGGGGCGCTTTTGTCTGGGCCGATGCCACCGATGCCGATTTTGCTTCGTCGGCCGACAATCAGTTTCTCATCCGCGCCGCCGGTGGCGTTGTGCTCAGTGACAGCACGCCCGCGATTTCCTTCGGCACCACCACGCGCCAGATGCTTGACTTTTACGGCCTCGGCTTCGGCATGGGCGTGCAGACCGCCACGTTGTATGCGCGCTCCAACACGCGCTTCTCCTGGTTCGTAGGCGGCGTGCACAGCGATCTGGAGAACAACGCGGGCGGGGGCACCGTGGCGATGACGCTCACCACTGCCGGCCTCACGGTCAATGGCACGTTCGTGAGCGCAAGCGACCGCAATGCGAAAGAACAATTCGAGCCGCTGAACCCGCGCGAGGTGTTGGACAAAGTCGCCATGCTGCCGCTTTCCAAATGGAGCTACAAGCAGGACTCCGCCACGCGCCATCTCGGCCCGATGGCGCAGGATTTTTACGCTGCCTTCGGCGTCGGTCCCGACGACAAACACATTGCCACCGTGGACGCCGACGGCGTGGCGCTGGCGGCGATTCAAGGATTGAACCAGAAACTGGCAGACGAATTAAAACAGAAGGAAACGGAGATAACGGAGTTGAAGCAAAGGCTGGCGAAACTGGAACAACTGATGAACCACAAGCACGGAGGGGCGAAATGA